The Leptospira mtsangambouensis sequence AGTAAAAAATCTAATGGACCAGTTTATCAATTCATTAAAAACGAATTCGTCAGATTGAATCGCTATGGAAACAAAGGAGAAGTCAGGCTTTTATATTTGGAAAGAAATGGCCGCATATACGGGAGTATCCTTTGCCACCAAACGTCACAGCCACTTTTATCATCAGTTTTGTTTTTCTTTAGACAAACCCTTCTTACTGAAAGGGAAAAATGGTAAAGATTTTTATTCACAAGCAGCTTTGGTCCCTTCGGGAGTGAGTCATGAAACAACTTTTGGGAACGATCGTTTTATTATTTTATTGATCGATCCTTTGTTATTTGCTGTGTCTTTTCATACAGGTTTTATACATAAAGAAGGTAATCCTGCATTTGATTTAAAGGATATTATTTCTAATTCAGATATTTTGTTTTTAGAAACAGAACTAAAATCAAATCAAGGTGAAGCAAAAAATAGAATCCTTCAATTACTCAAAGATAAGTTTATTTTAGAAACCCAAAGAAATATTGACAATCGAATTAAAGATAGTTTGTCGTTCATACAAAAAGATGAATTAGACCAACTCACTTTAAAACAAATTTCTAAAATAACAAACCTTTCTCCCAGTCGATTTCGACATTTGTTTCGGAGTGAAACTGGAATTACATTTTCAAGTTATAAGTTGTGGAAAAAAATGCAGAAAGCTATTTTCATTCTTATCAATCAAAAAGATTTGATGAGTGCTGCATATGAAGGTGGATTTTTTGATCAGCCACATTTTAATCGTGTGTTACGTAGATCATTTGGTTTGAGCCCTTCTGAGTTAAAAAAAAATCCACATTTTGAATTAAAAATATTCTCATCTTAGCCCTTTTATACAAGGATTTTATTCTTACTTGAAGTAATATGAACAAATCTTGGAATCTTTTGAATTGTCGATTTTCAAGATAGACTATTTGTGAGTAGGTTGACCAAAATGAATTTTAAAATGCCTGAAGATTTTAGAAAAGCCTATCGGAAAGAATTAGAAAACTACCACGTATCCTTGAAGGAAAAAAACTTAGTGCAAGCTTGGTATTTTTTAGAAAGAGCCCATGTCATTGGCCAATACCATCCAATCTCACATACAGGAATTCACTTTAGAATGTTGGTGTTTGGGATTAGAACTTTGGATGGAAAGGAAATTTTCGGTCAAATGATTCGAGTTTTATTCGGTTGGATCGGTAGTTTATTCAATCGAATTCCGGTTGGGAATACGGGTGGAGTTTCTGTGCCAATTTTTGCATCTATGCCCATTCCTGATGATTTAAAAAGTTTGTTGAAGGATGCAGATACTGATCGTATTGGCCTTGCTGGTTTAAAAACCAAGTAGACCTTTTTTCTAAGAAGAAAATTAAATGTAATGTTTTTCTTTATCTATGATGGGCTGATATCTGTTAGTCTAGGGAATACGATAACCCATAGGTAATAAATTATAGATTTTGAATATTAATTGCGTACATTATTCCTTTTGTGAATTTTGTATCGTTTGAATCTTATTCAATTTTCTATGTTTCGATTTATCGTTATTTTATTATTCTTTTTTTCCTGTCGTGAAAAATCATTTAACAATGCATGTGATATCAAATCTGATTCCTACTTGGAATCTGTTTTTGTTTTCAATTTGTTAGGTGAAACAAAAAGTTATTGTTCTACTGGGATGATCGATTTCAATCCTTCTGTAATTTCTTTGAACCCTAAGTATGGTAGTGTTTCTGAGGGAGGCGGTAGTTTGGTAATCGGTAGTTCCGCTGCTTTTTCTGTTCAATTGAAGGAAAGGCCAGGGGCTAACGTTAGTGTTCAGGTTGTGGTATCAAATCCTTCCTATGGAACCGTTTTTCCCACGTCTCTTAACTTTGATTCAAGTAATTGGTCTATACCTCAGAATGTGATCGTAACGGGAGTTAATGATTCAATTCTAAATGGAACTAGGCAATTCCGGCTTATATTTGTTCCTAATTCGGAAGATAAAAACTTAGATCTAAATCCGAATACAGTCGATGTACAAATTTTTGATAATGAAAAACGATTGTTCCTATCTGCAAGTGCATATCGAGGAGGGGAATTTGGTGGTATTTCTGGAGCCGATGCCATTTGTGCTTCCGATGCCAAATGTCCCAATGGTTCAATTTGTAAGGCAATGATTTTAAATGCAGTTATGCGGGTTGCATCCGTTACTGCAAATATTGGTGATGGACAAATCGATTGGGTATTACATCCCAACACACATTATTATATGCCAGATGGAACCACGTTTGTTTCCAATACAAATTCTACATCCCTACTACAAATACCATTTTCGAATGTGATTGACTCAGTTTCTTCTGGAGTATGGCTTGGAAGTTTTTCTGGCTGGGTGATCGGTGCGAATCATTGTATTAATTGGTCTGATATTACTGTAATGAACACCGGCTATGTTTTCAGAACGCAATATACCGATAATACACTTTTTGGTGGAAATTATTCTTGTAGTAACCAAGCAAATTTACTTTGTGTGGAGTATTAAAATTTAAATTATTTTCCAACTAAAAAATTGAAAAAAAGACCGCTTTGCGTAATTTGAACGTTTCAAGTTTTGCTTTAAATGATGACATAACATTGATTGAAAAAGTAATTTTCTAATTTATCGTAAAGCTTTGAAATCCAAAATCTGCATATAATTTTCGTTTGGCGAATATAATTCTTATTTTTCATTGCTTGGAATTATTTATTTCGAGATTTGGTAGAAATAAGAGATTGATATTTCATGTTTTTTAGAGTTCTTCTATTTGGTCTTCTTTTCCTTTCTTGTAGCAAAAATCTTTATAATAATCCCTGTGACCCAGAATCAAAATCCTATGCCATGACATTTTTGGTGATGGCAGTTTCGGGTGAACAGAAAAACCTATGTTTTCCAGGTATCACAATTAAAGATAATTTTGGCCTATTGCTTAGTGCGACAACAGGTCGTCTCTCTGAACATGGTGGGAATGCTGTCCTTGGTTCTTCGTTAACTTATAAATTAAATTTTGGGTCTGAGCCAAAAGAAAATGTGAATGTCAACATAGTCGTTTCAAACCCTTCTTATGCCACAGTCAGTCCAACTACAATTATTTGGACACCCAATGATTGGAATTCGGAAAAGATAATTACTGTAACAGCTGTAAACGATACATTATTAAATGGGACTAGGGATTTTTTAATTCGGCTGGTGCCGACTTCAGCGGATACTTCTTTAAGACTTCAAGAAAGATTTATCTCAATGCAGATTTTTGATAACGATAAAAGGTTATTTGTGAATTCAACTCTCACCAAAGGAAATTTAGGTGGTATTTCTGGAGCAGATTCCACATGTTCTTCCGATCCTAAATGCCCTGTTGGATCTCAATGTAAGGCAATGCTTGGTACAGATTCGGGAATTCGAAGGGCAACTATTACGGGAGATGTTGGCGATGGTCAAGTCGATTGGGTTCTAAAACCATTCGCATCTTATGTTCAAAGCGACAATATAACGCCGGTCGGGACTACGAATGCAGTTTCATTGTTTACCCTTCCAATTGTGAATGGAATTGAATCTCCTGGAGTTACCACTTGGACTGGATTGGGAACTTCCTGGCAATCAGATCCAAACAATTGTTCCAATTGGACAAATTCAAGCTCTGGCAACGGAATTGTCGGGACTTCTAGTAGCAATAATGTAGCGTTACTCAATAATTTGAATGTAGCTTGTACTAGTGATTTGAAATTTTACTGCGCAGAACAATAAAAAATATTTCAATTATTTGATTGACTATTCATATCTAATAGATATAGCTTAAAAATATATCTATTAGATATGAGGCCCCATGCAAACCAACCAACGGAATATACTTGTTATTCTTGGTCATCCGAATCCAAATTCACTTTGTGCTCATTTAGCGGAGACTTATGTAAATTCAGCAAAACAATCGGGCCACACAGTGAATTATCTAAAATTGGCCGAATTAAATTTTGATTATAATTTATACATGGGCCATAAAAAAGATTCCTCTCAGACGCTCGAACCAGATTTAATCCGAAGTCAAAAATTAATAACAGATGCAAACCATTTGGTATTTGTTTTTCCTAGTTGGTGGGCCAGTATGCCAGCAGTTCTAAAGGCATGGATTGACCGAGTGTTTTTACCGGGATTCTCATTTAAATACCGAAAAAACTCGCCACTTCCCGAAAAACTTTTGTTAGGTAAAACTGCTCGTATCTTTGTAACGATGGATGCTCCTAGTTGGTATTACAAATGGTTTAATAAATCTCCAGGTGTCCAATTGTTGAAGTTTGGAACTTTGGAGTTTTGTGGAGTTTCACCTGTTAAAGTAACAATTTTTGGTCAGGTGAGAACTAGGAAACAATCTGACTTTTTGAAATGGACCAAAGATGTTGAATCTTTTGCCAAACAAGGTAAATAGTATGAAACTATTTCATAAAGACCTAAATGAATTTGAATCTAATGGACAATATTTAAATTTTAAAGGTCATTCTATATACTATCGAACGATTGGAGAAGGAAGGAATTTATTTCTTTTACACGGTTATCCTTTCAATTGTTATGATTGGAGTTTAGTCATTCCAAAAATATCCAAAGATAGAAAGATCATTCTTTTGGATTTTTTAGGTATGGGATTTTCTGATAAACCACAAAATCATCGTTATACGTTTGAGGAATATGCAGAA is a genomic window containing:
- a CDS encoding DUF3703 domain-containing protein; protein product: MPEDFRKAYRKELENYHVSLKEKNLVQAWYFLERAHVIGQYHPISHTGIHFRMLVFGIRTLDGKEIFGQMIRVLFGWIGSLFNRIPVGNTGGVSVPIFASMPIPDDLKSLLKDADTDRIGLAGLKTK
- a CDS encoding DUF1554 domain-containing protein — its product is MFRFIVILLFFFSCREKSFNNACDIKSDSYLESVFVFNLLGETKSYCSTGMIDFNPSVISLNPKYGSVSEGGGSLVIGSSAAFSVQLKERPGANVSVQVVVSNPSYGTVFPTSLNFDSSNWSIPQNVIVTGVNDSILNGTRQFRLIFVPNSEDKNLDLNPNTVDVQIFDNEKRLFLSASAYRGGEFGGISGADAICASDAKCPNGSICKAMILNAVMRVASVTANIGDGQIDWVLHPNTHYYMPDGTTFVSNTNSTSLLQIPFSNVIDSVSSGVWLGSFSGWVIGANHCINWSDITVMNTGYVFRTQYTDNTLFGGNYSCSNQANLLCVEY
- a CDS encoding NAD(P)H-dependent oxidoreductase — its product is MQTNQRNILVILGHPNPNSLCAHLAETYVNSAKQSGHTVNYLKLAELNFDYNLYMGHKKDSSQTLEPDLIRSQKLITDANHLVFVFPSWWASMPAVLKAWIDRVFLPGFSFKYRKNSPLPEKLLLGKTARIFVTMDAPSWYYKWFNKSPGVQLLKFGTLEFCGVSPVKVTIFGQVRTRKQSDFLKWTKDVESFAKQGK
- a CDS encoding DUF1554 domain-containing protein, with translation MFFRVLLFGLLFLSCSKNLYNNPCDPESKSYAMTFLVMAVSGEQKNLCFPGITIKDNFGLLLSATTGRLSEHGGNAVLGSSLTYKLNFGSEPKENVNVNIVVSNPSYATVSPTTIIWTPNDWNSEKIITVTAVNDTLLNGTRDFLIRLVPTSADTSLRLQERFISMQIFDNDKRLFVNSTLTKGNLGGISGADSTCSSDPKCPVGSQCKAMLGTDSGIRRATITGDVGDGQVDWVLKPFASYVQSDNITPVGTTNAVSLFTLPIVNGIESPGVTTWTGLGTSWQSDPNNCSNWTNSSSGNGIVGTSSSNNVALLNNLNVACTSDLKFYCAEQ
- a CDS encoding helix-turn-helix domain-containing protein, yielding METKEKSGFYIWKEMAAYTGVSFATKRHSHFYHQFCFSLDKPFLLKGKNGKDFYSQAALVPSGVSHETTFGNDRFIILLIDPLLFAVSFHTGFIHKEGNPAFDLKDIISNSDILFLETELKSNQGEAKNRILQLLKDKFILETQRNIDNRIKDSLSFIQKDELDQLTLKQISKITNLSPSRFRHLFRSETGITFSSYKLWKKMQKAIFILINQKDLMSAAYEGGFFDQPHFNRVLRRSFGLSPSELKKNPHFELKIFSS